Proteins encoded together in one Flavobacteriales bacterium window:
- the mnmA gene encoding tRNA 2-thiouridine(34) synthase MnmA yields MSRHGRVLVAMSGGVDSSVAALLLHEQGYEVVGVTMKTWDYASSGGAKRLTGCCDLDSINDARSLAVSRGFHHIILDIREEFGEAIIGNFVEEYLGGRTPNPCVLCNTFIKWEALLKRADMLDCPVIATGHYARLTAVVDGPHAGRFTVSKGLDEGKDQSYVLWGLKQESLARTRFPVGGSHKSEIRRMAQEAGFPQLAQKSESYEICFIPDNDYRGFLKRKEPEATAKLAHGQLVSTSGEVLGEHDGYPFFTIGQRKGLGIAVGEPLYVTDIRPESNTVVLGRKEDLHRQTMWVRRPNFLKINALNGEIEAVTKVRYKDKGTPSTLRMDGEHVRVEFHAPVTGIAPGQSAVFYEGDDVLGGGFIDRMP; encoded by the coding sequence ATGAGCCGGCATGGACGCGTGCTCGTGGCCATGAGCGGCGGGGTGGACAGCTCCGTGGCGGCGCTGCTGCTGCACGAGCAGGGCTACGAAGTGGTCGGGGTCACCATGAAGACCTGGGACTACGCGAGCAGCGGCGGCGCCAAGCGGCTGACGGGCTGTTGCGACCTGGACAGCATCAACGATGCCCGGAGCCTCGCGGTCAGCCGCGGGTTCCACCACATCATCCTCGACATCCGCGAGGAGTTCGGCGAGGCCATCATCGGCAATTTCGTGGAGGAATACCTCGGCGGCCGCACCCCGAACCCGTGCGTGCTCTGCAACACCTTCATCAAGTGGGAGGCTCTGCTGAAACGGGCGGACATGCTGGACTGCCCGGTCATCGCCACGGGCCACTACGCGCGTCTGACCGCCGTGGTCGACGGACCCCATGCCGGGCGGTTCACCGTCAGCAAAGGCCTCGATGAAGGCAAGGACCAGAGCTACGTGCTTTGGGGCCTCAAGCAGGAGAGCCTGGCCCGGACCCGGTTCCCCGTCGGCGGATCCCACAAGAGCGAGATCCGCCGGATGGCGCAGGAGGCCGGATTCCCCCAGCTGGCGCAGAAGAGCGAGAGCTATGAAATCTGCTTCATCCCGGACAACGACTACCGCGGGTTCTTGAAGCGGAAGGAGCCTGAGGCCACCGCCAAGCTGGCGCATGGCCAGCTTGTGAGCACGTCCGGTGAGGTGCTCGGTGAGCACGACGGCTATCCCTTCTTCACCATCGGCCAGCGCAAGGGCCTGGGCATCGCCGTGGGCGAGCCGCTGTACGTCACGGACATCCGGCCGGAGTCCAATACGGTGGTGCTCGGGCGCAAGGAGGACCTGCATCGACAGACCATGTGGGTGCGTCGTCCGAACTTCTTGAAGATCAACGCGTTGAACGGCGAGATCGAAGCCGTCACCAAAGTGCGATACAAGGACAAGGGCACGCCCAGCACCCTCCGGATGGACGGTGAACATGTGCGTGTGGAGTTCCACGCGCCGGTGACAGGCATCGCACCGGGGCAGAGCGCCGTCTTCTATGAGGGCGATGATGTGCTCGGAGGAGGTTTCATCGATCGCATGCCATGA